Within the Agromyces atrinae genome, the region TCCTCCGACGTGCGGAACGCGTCGTCACGCCCCTCGGCACGACCCCTCTCGGGCTCCACCTCGCCGACTGCCTCGACGCCCACGACCGTATTGCCGGTCTGCCGGACGCCGAACTGGAGGCGGTCGCGTTCACCGTCGCGCCGGATGTCACCGTCGAGCGCCACTACTGGCCCGGCGATGAAGACCCGACGGCGATGATCCTCCGGCAGGGCGGCGGCTTCGGCCGACAGGTCGTCGCGGGCACCGCGCTCACCGCGTTCGTCGGCGCGAGCGACGGTGACCTGAGCCTCGGCGCGATCGCTGCGGCGCTCGGAGATCTGCTCGGCGTCGACGGTGCCGCGGTCGCGGCGGAGCTCGTCGTCGATGCGCGCGAGCTCGTGCTCGGAGGCTTCCTCCTCCCGGCGGGCGCCGTCCGCCGGGTCGACGCGCGAACGAGCTGACCGGGCATTCTCGGCGGACCCCGAGCCAGGCAGAGTAATGTCGATGCGATGCACGAGAGTCCCACGTCGGCCACGCCCTACGAGGTGCTCGGGGTTTCCAGCTCGGCGACCGACGACGAACTGAAGCGCGCCTATCGACGGATGCTCCGCGAGACGCACCCCGACGCCGGTGGCGATGCTGCGCGCTTCCACGCCGTCCAGGTCGCGTGGGAGAAGATCGGCACGTCGTCGAGTCGATCGGCGTACGACCGTGGCACGAGCGGGCAGACCGACGACGACTCAGCGGTCTGGGCCACCGCACGCACGGCCGCGCCGCGCCGCGACACCCGGCCCTCGGCGAGGTCGTACGGTCACCCCGGCGGTCTCTCGCGCGAGCGCTTCCTCGATCTCATGCGCGAGTGGTCGGGTCGCGGCGCCGACCTCGGCGACCCCTACGAACCGAGTCTCGTGCGGAGCGCCCCGACGGAGATCCGCCACGCCCTCGCCAACGCGCTCGCCGAAGAGGCGACCGCGCGAACGCTCTCGACCCTCGGAATCGCGTTCACCATCTGGCACGACGTCGCGACGGATGCCGGCTCGAACGTCTCGCGACTCTCCGCGCTCCTGCCGAAGCTCGACCATCTCGTGCTCGGCCCGAGCGGTCTCTACGCCATCGCATCCGAAGACTGGGGTGGAGAGGTGCGGGTGCGTCGCGGCGAACTCATCGGAGAGGCGCTCGCGGGCGAACGGCCGATGCACGCCCTGGCACTCCGCGCGAAGTCGGTCGCCAAGGCCGCCAAGGTGAAGGTCACGGCCCTCCTCATCGTCGTCCCCGACGACGCGAGCGCCGAGGGCGTCGAGATCGTCGGCTCGTCCCGCGGGGCGGTGACGGCACTCGTGCAGCGCAGTCGTCTCGCGCAGGTGCTGCGCGATGGTCTGCCGGGTGCGGCGCGCATCGGTGGCACGGATCTCATGGAGGTCCGCACGCGCCTCCAGCAGAGCGTGCGGTTCGCCTGACCGGCCATTGCGTCGTGTGACGCCGGCCCGTGCACGGTCGATCGAGTCGGCCTAGGCTCGCTCGCACGGAGGTCGAGATGACGCAATGCTCGGGTACCAGCACTCACGGCACGACGTGCACGGCGCACGCCGGTGAGCGCTGCACGATGCAGCGTCCCGGTCATCTCCTCGGCGCCATGCAAGCGCGCGTCGCGGAGACGACCACGGGTCAGTGGCGCGACGCGATCGTCGTCGCAACGGATGCCTCGGGCTGGAGCACACTCTCCCTGCTCGACGGGGGCACCGTCGACGTCTGGTCGCACGCGGGCATCGGCGCATCGGTCGACGAACCCGTCGCCGTGCACCTCGTCTACGGCGTCATCGCGGTCGGCTCGGACCGCCGCAGCATCGCCGTCGCCTGATCGGCGCGGACCGACTCAGGCCATCGAGTCCGACATCGAGGCCATCATCTCGCTGCACGCCATGGCGCACTGACGGCAGACCTCGGCGCACATCCGGCAGTCCTCGTGCATGTCGGCGTACTTCATGCACTCCGCGGCGCACGCTTCGGCCTGCGTCATCATGGCGGAGAGCATCGCCATCATCGACGCCATCTGCATGCCCGACGTGCGCCGTGCACGTCGTGCCGTGAGTGCTGGTACCCGACCGATTCTCGTTGTCAGCGTCTCGTGAACAGCTGTCACACAGCCGTCATATGTCGGCCACAACGTTCAGGCGCACGGTGTTGGATAGAGGTATGAGTTCTGCTGCCACCGACGCGTACATCGACGACTTCTCCGCGTTCATCGCCGATTCGCCGTCGTCGTATCACGCGGCCGCTGCGGTGGCGACGCGGCTCGATGCCGCCGGGTTCAGCCGACTCGACGAGACCGTCGACTGGGCCGAGACGCGAGCGGCGGGGCCGTCGTACAACTACGTCGTGCGCGACGGTGCGGTCATCGCCTGGATCGTGCCCGCGGATGCCACCCCGACGACGCCGTACCGCATCCTCGGCGCGCACACCGATTCGCCCGCGTTCAAGCTCAAGCCGAAGCCGACGACGGGGAGTGCCGGCTGGCTGCAGGCCGGCGTCGAGATCTACGGCGGCCCGCTCCTCAACTCGTGGCTTGACCGCGAGCTCGAGCTCGCCGGCCGGATCGTCTCGATCGACGGCACGGAGACGCTCGTGCGCACAGGGCCGCTGCTCCGCATCCCGCAGCTCGCGATCCACCTCGACCGTGAGGTGAACAACGGGCTGACCCTCGACAAGCAGCGGCACATCCAGCCGATCTGGGGTGTGGGCGATGCGAGTCGCGCCGACCTCCTCGCGCACATCGCCGGTATCGCCGGGGTGCGCTCGAAGAACATCGCCGGGTTCGACCTGCTCACCGCCCCCACCCAGCGCGCCGAGCGGTTCGGTCAGGGCCGCTCCCTCCTCGCCGCATCGCGCATGGACAACCTCTCATCGGTGTTCGCGGGGCTCACCGCGCTGCTCCACGCCCGGGCGACGACGACACCCGCCGACACCCACATCTCGGTGCTCGCGGCCTTCGACC harbors:
- a CDS encoding J domain-containing protein: MHESPTSATPYEVLGVSSSATDDELKRAYRRMLRETHPDAGGDAARFHAVQVAWEKIGTSSSRSAYDRGTSGQTDDDSAVWATARTAAPRRDTRPSARSYGHPGGLSRERFLDLMREWSGRGADLGDPYEPSLVRSAPTEIRHALANALAEEATARTLSTLGIAFTIWHDVATDAGSNVSRLSALLPKLDHLVLGPSGLYAIASEDWGGEVRVRRGELIGEALAGERPMHALALRAKSVAKAAKVKVTALLIVVPDDASAEGVEIVGSSRGAVTALVQRSRLAQVLRDGLPGAARIGGTDLMEVRTRLQQSVRFA
- a CDS encoding M18 family aminopeptidase — its product is MSSAATDAYIDDFSAFIADSPSSYHAAAAVATRLDAAGFSRLDETVDWAETRAAGPSYNYVVRDGAVIAWIVPADATPTTPYRILGAHTDSPAFKLKPKPTTGSAGWLQAGVEIYGGPLLNSWLDRELELAGRIVSIDGTETLVRTGPLLRIPQLAIHLDREVNNGLTLDKQRHIQPIWGVGDASRADLLAHIAGIAGVRSKNIAGFDLLTAPTQRAERFGQGRSLLAASRMDNLSSVFAGLTALLHARATTTPADTHISVLAAFDHEELGSESRSGASGPFLADVLVRLGDALGATEAEQRQAIAGSWCLSADAGHAVHPNYPERHDPVNRPVAGGGPLLKINANQRYATDAHGAALWARTCWQAGVEFQEFVSNNQIPCGSTIGPLTATRIGIRTVDVGVPLLSMHSARELAHVDDLAALARVASAFFTPRS